The Amycolatopsis umgeniensis DNA segment CCGAGGCCGAGCTGTATCCCCGAAAGGCGACTCCCCGTGAGCACCCACCACAGAACACGCTTGCTGGCCGCGGCCTTCGCCGCCCTGACCCTGGCCGGCGGTATCGCGGGGTGTTCACGCGCGGACAGCGGCGCACCGGCGGAGCAGAAGAGCCAGGGCGCCGCGGGCGAGGTGCGCGTCGGGTACTTCCCGAACGTGACCCACGCGCCCGCGCTGATCGGCGTGAAGAACGGCTTCTTCGCCAAGGAACTCGGCTCGACGAAGCTCACCACCCAGACGTTCAACGCCGGGCCCGAAGAGGTCAACGCGCTGCTCGGCAACTCGCTCGACATCGCCTTCATCGGCTCCGGCCCGGCGATCAACGCCTTCACCAAGTCCAAGGGCGCCATCCAGCTCGTCTCCGGCGCGGTCACCGGCGGCGCGCAGCTCGTGGTGAAGCCCGAGATCACCACGCCCGAGCAGCTCACCGGCAAGAACATCGCGACGCCGTCGCTCGCGAACACCCAGGACGTCGCGCTCAAGAAGTTCATCGCCGAAAAGAAGCTGCCCGACGTCAAGATCACCAACCTCGACAACCCGAAGACGTTCGACGCCTTCAAGAAGGGCGAGCTCGACGGCGGCTGGCTGCCGGAGCCGTGGTCGTCACGGCTGGTGCTGGACGCGGGCGCGAAGGTACTGCTGGACGAGAAGACCCTGTGGCCGGAAGGCAAGTTCCCGACCACCGTCGTGATCGTCCGCAGCGAGTTCCTGCAGCAGCACCCGGAGACCGTCACCGCCATCCTCAAGGGTGAACTCGCCGCCATCGACTGGGCGAAGACCAGCCCCGCGGAGGCGAAGAAGGTGGTCAACGGAGAACTCAAGGCACTCGCGGGCAGCACACTGAACGAGGCCGTTCTCGACCGCGCGTTCTCCGGCATCGAACTCGGCATCGATCCGGTGGCGTCGACCTTCGCCCAGCTCGCGAAGGACTCGGTGACCGCCGGCGTGGTGAAGTCCGCGGTGGACCTCAAGGGGTTCGCCGATTTCGGCCCGCTCAACGCCGTGCTCAAAGAGCAGGGCAAGCCCGGCGTGGACGCGCCCGGGCTGACGAAGTGACCGGAGGGGATCAGCGATGACGACCACCTTGGAGCCCGGCCTGTCCACCGGTGTCGCCGTGCGTCTCGACGGGGTCCGGAAGGCGTTCGGCCCCACCGGCCGCGCCGTCGTGGCCCTCGACGGGATGGATCTGACGGTCGCCCCCGGCGAGTTCGTCTGTCTGCTCGGCGCGTCCGGCTGCGGCAAGAGCACGCTGCTGAACCTGGTCGCCGGCCTCGACCGGCCGACGTCGGGCTCGATCACGCTCGAGACCTCCCGTCCCGCGGTGATGTTCCAGGAAGCCGCGCTGATGCCGTGGCTGACCGCGGCCCGCAATGTGGAACTCCCGCTGCGTCTCGCCGGTTTCGGCCGGACAGAGCGCCGTGAGAAGGCCGCTGAACTGCTTGAGCTCGTCCGCCTCGGCGGAGCGGGCGACAAGCGGCCGCACGAGCTGTCCGGCGGGATGCGGCAGCGGGTCGCGCTCGCCAGGGCGCTGGCCGCGACCCTGCGTGTCGGCGGTGACCCGGAGCAGTCGCTGCTGCTGATGGACGAGCCGTTCGCCGCGCTCGACGCCATCACCCGCGACGTCCTGCAGGGCGAACTGCTGCGCGTCTACCGCAGCACCGGCACGTCGGTGCTGTTCGTGACCCACGACGTCCGCGAGGCCGTCCGGCTCGGGCAGCGGGTCGTGCTGCTCTCGTCGCGGCCGGGCCGGGTCGTGCGGGAATGGCGCGACGTCCAGGCCTCCGACGCCGAAGAGCTGACGCTGGAGATCACCGGTCACCTCCGGGAGGTGATCAGTACCCATGCCGCGGCTTGACCGCCCCGACACCGCGGTGGAAGACGCCGACGAGGCCGTCGGCGCGGGGCTCGACTCACTCGACACGCCCGCCGGCGAACGCCGGGAGGGCCGGGGCAAGCGGTTCCTGCGCGGTTTCGTGCCGCCGCTGCTCTTCCTGGTCCTGCTGGTCGTGGTGTGGCAGATCCTGTGGGCCGCCGCGTTCTGGTCGGAGTCGATGCTGCCCGCGCCGCTCGCGGTGTGGGACGAGCTCGTCGACATCACGAGCACCGGAGAGATCTTCGAGTTCGTCTGGACGTCGGTGCACCGCGCCGCGCTGGGCTTTCTCATCGGCGTGGTCATCGGGACCCCGCTCGGCCTGCTGGTGGCGAAGGTCCGCCTCGTCCGCGCCGCGGTCGGGCCGTTCCTGACCGGGCTGCAAAGCCTCCCGTCGGTGGCGTGGGTGCCGGCGGCGATCCTGTGGTTCGGGTTGAACGACGCCTCGATCTACTTCGTCGTCCTGCTGGGTTCGGTCCCGTCGATCGCGAACGGTCTCGTCTCGGGTATCGACCAGATCCCGCCGATCCTGCCTCGGGTCGGGCAGGTGATGGGGGCCAACAGGCTGTCCTCGGCCCGGCACATCCTCCTGCCCGCCGCGCTGCCCGGTTTCCTGGCGGGACTCAAACAGGGCTGGGCGTTCTCGTGGCGTTCGCTGATGGCCGCCGAGCTGATCGCGCTGTCCCCGGCGCTGGGCAAGGGCCTCGGCGCGTATCTCAACGAAGGCTCGTCGTTCAACAGCATGGAAGGCGTGATCTCGGCGATCTTCCTGATCCTGCTGGTCGGCGTCGGCATCGAATTGCTGGTGTTCCGCCCGCTGGAGCGTTCGGTCCTGCGTGCTCGTGGTCTCACGGCGTCCCTTTAGGACTTTGGTCAGGCTAGCCTTACCCGCATGTTCGATGTGGGTGTGCGGGTCAAGGCGATCCTGACCGCGCTGATGATGTCCTTGCTGGTGGCCGGATGCGGGTCTTCGCAGTCCGTCGACGAGACCCTGGTCCCGCCGGAGGCACGGGGCACCTTCCCGGTGACCGTCGAGCACAAGTACGGGTCGACCACGGTGGAGCGGCAGCCGTCGCGGATCGTCACGCTCGGCCTGTCCGACCACGACGCGGTGCTGGCGCTGGGGATCCGGCCGGTCGGCGCCGTCGACTGGTTCAAGGAGCGCCCGTACGGGAAGTGGCCGTGGACCCAGGCCCTCTGGGGTGACAAGCGGCCGGAGATCGTCGGCGAACGCGACGACTACAACCTCGAGAAGATCGCCGCACTGAAGCCGGAGCTGATCCTCGCCCAGTACAGCGGCATGAAGAAGGAGCAGTACGACAAGCTCTCCCAGATCGCGCCCGTCGTCGCGCAGCCGCCGAAGTACGAGGACTACGCGGCGCCGT contains these protein-coding regions:
- a CDS encoding ABC transporter ATP-binding protein; its protein translation is MTTTLEPGLSTGVAVRLDGVRKAFGPTGRAVVALDGMDLTVAPGEFVCLLGASGCGKSTLLNLVAGLDRPTSGSITLETSRPAVMFQEAALMPWLTAARNVELPLRLAGFGRTERREKAAELLELVRLGGAGDKRPHELSGGMRQRVALARALAATLRVGGDPEQSLLLMDEPFAALDAITRDVLQGELLRVYRSTGTSVLFVTHDVREAVRLGQRVVLLSSRPGRVVREWRDVQASDAEELTLEITGHLREVISTHAAA
- a CDS encoding ABC transporter permease, producing MPRLDRPDTAVEDADEAVGAGLDSLDTPAGERREGRGKRFLRGFVPPLLFLVLLVVVWQILWAAAFWSESMLPAPLAVWDELVDITSTGEIFEFVWTSVHRAALGFLIGVVIGTPLGLLVAKVRLVRAAVGPFLTGLQSLPSVAWVPAAILWFGLNDASIYFVVLLGSVPSIANGLVSGIDQIPPILPRVGQVMGANRLSSARHILLPAALPGFLAGLKQGWAFSWRSLMAAELIALSPALGKGLGAYLNEGSSFNSMEGVISAIFLILLVGVGIELLVFRPLERSVLRARGLTASL
- a CDS encoding aliphatic sulfonate ABC transporter substrate-binding protein encodes the protein MSTHHRTRLLAAAFAALTLAGGIAGCSRADSGAPAEQKSQGAAGEVRVGYFPNVTHAPALIGVKNGFFAKELGSTKLTTQTFNAGPEEVNALLGNSLDIAFIGSGPAINAFTKSKGAIQLVSGAVTGGAQLVVKPEITTPEQLTGKNIATPSLANTQDVALKKFIAEKKLPDVKITNLDNPKTFDAFKKGELDGGWLPEPWSSRLVLDAGAKVLLDEKTLWPEGKFPTTVVIVRSEFLQQHPETVTAILKGELAAIDWAKTSPAEAKKVVNGELKALAGSTLNEAVLDRAFSGIELGIDPVASTFAQLAKDSVTAGVVKSAVDLKGFADFGPLNAVLKEQGKPGVDAPGLTK